Proteins encoded within one genomic window of uncultured Draconibacterium sp.:
- a CDS encoding outer membrane beta-barrel protein, translating into MDKETRNKTDQKEETSTKQPAIRNTIDPVWGFFTELSPGLIQIKTKGATSDIWESDANLAYTFSAGYFREIAPMLKIKAGLGLSSYKTTLTGSGKIVSQPIVDIDNDTYIESLNILNGEHTINPIYLNLPVSVEYGTVNISQLGYYVDIGFEYSYLLNENNTTSGTYTTSGYYPQWGVKLENIPELGFYPDRALDTELILKKSIYSIRAGAGISIPISGVLIFKLGIAGYKGLNSIGNGKNINNDNTISQQTSKFRTNYAYNPLSSSEGNKPLRFGIEFGLYICKQVK; encoded by the coding sequence TTGGATAAAGAGACTAGAAATAAAACAGACCAAAAGGAAGAAACCTCCACGAAACAACCAGCTATCAGAAATACAATCGATCCGGTATGGGGATTTTTTACCGAGCTTTCACCTGGTTTAATACAAATTAAAACCAAAGGTGCAACATCCGATATTTGGGAATCAGATGCTAACCTGGCCTATACTTTTAGCGCCGGCTATTTTAGGGAAATTGCCCCAATGCTAAAAATAAAAGCAGGCCTTGGGCTTTCAAGTTACAAAACCACGCTAACCGGTAGCGGAAAAATAGTTTCTCAACCGATAGTTGACATCGACAACGATACCTATATTGAAAGTCTCAACATACTAAATGGAGAACATACCATCAATCCTATCTATTTGAATTTACCTGTAAGCGTTGAATACGGAACAGTTAATATTTCTCAATTAGGCTATTACGTCGACATTGGTTTTGAATATTCGTATCTGCTAAATGAAAATAACACAACATCAGGAACATACACCACTTCAGGATACTACCCTCAGTGGGGTGTAAAACTTGAGAATATACCGGAATTAGGCTTTTACCCTGATAGAGCCCTGGATACGGAATTAATCTTAAAGAAGAGCATCTATTCAATCCGCGCCGGAGCCGGAATAAGCATCCCAATTTCCGGTGTTCTGATTTTCAAACTGGGAATTGCCGGATATAAGGGATTAAATAGTATCGGTAATGGTAAGAATATAAATAATGATAATACAATTTCGCAACAAACAAGTAAGTTTCGTACCAACTATGCATATAATCCATTGTCCTCATCAGAAGGGAACAAGCCTTTGCGTTTTGGTATTGAATTTGGATTATATATCTGTAAACAAGTAAAATAA
- a CDS encoding glycosyl hydrolase → MSSFQIHRNSMTSCVPHLLGICFLVFSLFTKAQDSRNTQMPGSTSSVFRQLSTINPTPEVKALYQYLQSIAGEKILTGQMYNSNVDNENEYLYILTGKRPAICGIDLELERANEIRIKNTIGRYTDGGIPLVTWNWQIPPFQDNNAAVTQEIDVARCFQDGTAEHEAFYEELDRIADHLEKFKNARVPVLWNPFSDTNSNRFWWSKQSQDQLNKIWQTMFYYFTNDRQLNNLIWIQSFEENIDLNRFAGNKYVDMIRISSDNYNIALDDDLFTNYPEKTNESATPIIFASSTKIPPIEKMNMNGTLWCWWVPESETSLENTDKTNFYPIFNDKRIITRNAVPKLLNNFGEKGSKRLYSSGAILPFLNLKEFNLGTKSRKIVDHDRLEVFVESKGKNDEYYFAFMQMTGDFDVSVQAINLSTEQVQAMAGIMVRTNLSKKSHYMFFHVKTGKFANNTNSERLGLLFRNNKRKQPQSISTNPAKNEGILLNNSLNTWIRLQRRGNIFKSYFSHDNSNWHLCSVHEQKMPKYTLVGLAVSSKTPHESAQIEFKDMEFTWE, encoded by the coding sequence ATGTCAAGTTTTCAAATACATCGTAACAGTATGACCTCCTGCGTGCCTCATTTACTCGGAATCTGCTTTTTAGTATTTTCGTTATTCACAAAGGCCCAAGATAGCAGGAACACTCAAATGCCTGGTTCAACCTCATCTGTATTCAGGCAATTAAGTACCATCAATCCTACACCTGAGGTTAAAGCGCTGTACCAATATCTTCAGTCTATAGCCGGTGAAAAGATACTCACAGGTCAGATGTATAACTCCAATGTTGACAACGAAAATGAATACCTATATATTTTAACAGGAAAAAGGCCGGCAATTTGCGGGATTGATCTTGAGTTGGAAAGAGCAAATGAAATCCGGATTAAAAATACAATCGGGCGATATACAGACGGAGGGATCCCTCTGGTAACCTGGAACTGGCAAATACCTCCTTTCCAGGACAATAACGCTGCTGTTACACAGGAAATAGATGTTGCACGGTGTTTTCAGGATGGTACTGCTGAACATGAAGCCTTCTATGAAGAATTGGATAGAATTGCAGATCACCTGGAAAAATTTAAAAATGCCAGGGTGCCGGTACTTTGGAATCCTTTTTCGGATACAAACAGTAATAGATTTTGGTGGAGCAAACAGAGCCAGGATCAATTAAATAAAATCTGGCAAACCATGTTCTACTATTTTACTAATGATCGCCAACTAAACAACCTGATCTGGATTCAGAGCTTTGAAGAAAATATAGATCTAAACCGTTTTGCAGGAAATAAATATGTAGATATGATTAGAATAAGTTCCGATAATTACAACATAGCACTCGATGATGATTTATTTACAAATTACCCTGAAAAAACAAATGAATCTGCAACACCTATAATTTTTGCCAGTTCCACTAAAATACCACCGATTGAAAAAATGAATATGAATGGAACATTGTGGTGTTGGTGGGTCCCGGAATCAGAAACATCACTTGAAAATACAGACAAAACAAATTTTTACCCCATTTTTAACGATAAAAGAATTATTACAAGAAATGCGGTCCCTAAGCTGCTAAATAACTTTGGAGAAAAAGGATCAAAACGACTATATAGTAGCGGGGCAATATTACCGTTTCTTAATTTAAAAGAATTTAATCTGGGAACAAAATCCAGAAAGATTGTCGATCACGACCGGTTGGAAGTTTTCGTGGAGAGTAAAGGTAAAAATGATGAATATTATTTTGCATTCATGCAGATGACCGGTGATTTCGACGTGAGTGTGCAGGCAATAAACCTTTCGACTGAACAGGTACAAGCAATGGCAGGAATTATGGTTAGAACAAATTTGAGTAAAAAATCACATTACATGTTTTTTCATGTGAAAACCGGGAAATTTGCAAACAATACTAATTCTGAGAGATTGGGGTTATTGTTTCGTAATAACAAGAGAAAACAACCACAATCGATCTCAACAAATCCCGCAAAAAATGAAGGCATTCTCCTTAATAATTCCTTAAATACCTGGATCAGATTGCAACGACGCGGTAACATATTTAAATCCTACTTTAGCCACGATAATTCGAATTGGCATCTCTGTTCAGTGCACGAGCAAAAAATGCCAAAATATACATTGGTCGGCTTAGCGGTCTCTTCCAAAACCCCCCATGAATCTGCTCAGATAGAATTTAAGGATATGGAATTCACCTGGGAATAA
- a CDS encoding DUF1080 domain-containing protein — translation MRKSIFYSFAVMAALLIANPAFSKKENKLSSQEKKDGWVLLFNGKNFDGWRQCNGTAMPANWVIEDNAIKVFTGEGKEPGQGANGDIIFQEEKYKDFEFSIDWKASKMANSGIFYYVREVPGKPIYYAAPEIQVLDNKDATDNKIDSHLAGSLYDMIAADPSTVNPAGEWNTCLIKVKEGKVTVSMNGTEVVSYSHWSDEWDQLVENSKFKNFEGFQEGISKEGFIGLQDHGYTVWFRNIKIRKL, via the coding sequence ATGAGAAAAAGTATTTTTTACAGTTTCGCAGTGATGGCAGCTTTGTTGATTGCTAATCCTGCGTTTTCGAAAAAGGAAAACAAACTGTCGTCGCAAGAGAAAAAAGATGGTTGGGTTCTTCTGTTTAACGGCAAAAATTTCGACGGCTGGCGCCAATGCAATGGAACTGCAATGCCTGCCAACTGGGTGATTGAAGATAACGCCATAAAAGTTTTTACCGGAGAAGGTAAAGAACCGGGCCAGGGAGCCAATGGCGATATTATTTTCCAGGAAGAGAAGTACAAGGATTTTGAATTCTCGATTGACTGGAAAGCTAGTAAAATGGCCAACTCCGGAATTTTCTATTACGTAAGAGAAGTGCCCGGAAAACCGATTTATTATGCAGCACCCGAGATTCAGGTGCTCGACAATAAAGATGCTACCGACAATAAAATAGACAGCCACCTGGCCGGTTCGTTGTACGACATGATTGCCGCCGATCCTTCAACTGTTAATCCTGCAGGCGAATGGAATACCTGTTTAATAAAAGTAAAAGAAGGGAAAGTTACTGTATCAATGAACGGAACCGAAGTAGTTTCGTACAGCCACTGGAGCGATGAATGGGACCAATTGGTGGAAAACAGCAAATTCAAAAACTTTGAAGGTTTCCAGGAAGGAATTTCAAAAGAAGGTTTTATCGGTTTGCAGGACCATGGTTATACTGTATGGTTCCGAAACATTAAAATCAGGAAATTATAA
- a CDS encoding nitroreductase family protein, whose translation MEVMTKYEIHPLLEKRWSPRAFSPEPVSEEEVNEIFTAASWAPSAMNEQPWQYVYAMRGTPGFDAIWDCLAPGNQPWTKQAALLFVAIKIDTFANNGNPNPWAMHDVGMANAQLLLQAASKDIYGHMMAGFDGDKLKEVLQLSDNVTPVCVGALGYLGHADSLDEPYRSREKAPRIRKSLDEFVRRF comes from the coding sequence ATGGAAGTTATGACCAAGTATGAGATCCATCCTTTGTTAGAGAAAAGATGGAGTCCACGGGCGTTTTCACCGGAGCCCGTTTCAGAAGAAGAAGTGAATGAAATTTTTACCGCCGCATCATGGGCGCCAAGTGCCATGAATGAGCAGCCCTGGCAATACGTTTACGCGATGCGTGGCACTCCCGGCTTCGATGCCATTTGGGATTGTCTGGCACCGGGAAACCAGCCCTGGACAAAACAGGCGGCGCTTTTATTTGTAGCCATTAAAATAGATACGTTTGCCAATAATGGTAATCCAAATCCATGGGCGATGCACGATGTTGGTATGGCGAATGCGCAGTTGTTGCTTCAGGCCGCCAGCAAAGATATTTACGGTCATATGATGGCCGGTTTCGACGGTGACAAGCTTAAAGAAGTTTTGCAGCTGAGTGACAATGTAACACCAGTTTGTGTTGGTGCACTTGGCTATTTAGGCCACGCTGATTCGCTCGACGAACCTTACAGGTCGAGAGAAAAAGCACCACGAATAAGAAAGTCATTAGATGAATTCGTGAGGAGATTTTAA
- a CDS encoding pirin family protein, whose translation MKTIIYKADSRGYANHGWLETRHSFSFANYFDRERMNFGVLRVVNDDSIAGGKGFGMHPHDNMEIITIPLEGDLEHKDNMGNQAVIREGDVQVMSAGTGVYHSEFNHHPDKTLKLFQIWLFPNKKNVKPRYDQISIRDVEEKNKLYQVLSPNPDDQGVWIHQDAWFMLGNYDAGKTDSYTVKNPGNGIYVMVVDGEVNIAGNELSKRDAIGIWDVESIDITATSDARILLMDLPMQIK comes from the coding sequence ATGAAAACAATTATTTACAAAGCAGATTCAAGAGGATATGCCAACCACGGTTGGTTAGAAACAAGACACAGTTTTAGTTTTGCGAATTATTTCGATCGCGAGCGAATGAATTTCGGAGTGCTACGTGTGGTAAACGATGATTCTATTGCCGGAGGAAAAGGTTTTGGAATGCACCCGCACGACAACATGGAAATTATTACCATTCCGCTGGAAGGCGATTTGGAACACAAAGATAACATGGGCAACCAGGCTGTTATTCGTGAAGGAGATGTGCAGGTGATGAGTGCAGGAACAGGTGTTTACCATAGCGAGTTTAATCATCATCCGGATAAAACATTAAAACTTTTCCAGATTTGGTTGTTCCCCAACAAAAAGAATGTAAAACCGCGTTACGATCAGATATCGATTCGCGATGTAGAAGAAAAGAATAAGTTATACCAGGTGCTTTCGCCCAATCCCGACGATCAGGGCGTGTGGATTCATCAGGATGCATGGTTTATGCTGGGTAATTACGATGCAGGAAAAACAGACTCGTACACCGTTAAAAACCCGGGAAACGGCATTTATGTTATGGTGGTTGATGGGGAGGTAAACATTGCAGGAAATGAATTGTCGAAACGCGATGCCATTGGAATATGGGATGTTGAATCGATTGATATTACCGCCACATCGGATGCCCGGATTCTATTGATGGATCTGCCCATGCAAATCAAATAA
- a CDS encoding YceI family protein: MKKLATLLVLAITITTASFASNGNGEKATYSVDTKASKVYWTGKKVAGEHTGYLNLAGGEVFVEGKEVTGANLNLDVTSIEVTDLEGEWKDKLVGHLKSDDFFSAEKHPVANFKIKSFENDKVVGDLTIKGITNEVSFPAEVKIDGDALTASGTASIDRTKWDIKYNSGSFFSNLGDKMINDEFDIKFELKATAAEGETSSN, encoded by the coding sequence ATGAAAAAATTAGCTACATTATTAGTACTTGCAATAACAATAACAACAGCAAGTTTTGCATCGAACGGAAATGGCGAAAAGGCAACTTACAGCGTTGACACAAAAGCCAGCAAAGTATATTGGACAGGTAAAAAAGTTGCAGGTGAACATACCGGTTACCTTAATCTGGCCGGCGGAGAAGTATTTGTAGAAGGTAAAGAAGTAACAGGTGCTAATCTGAATTTGGATGTAACTTCGATTGAAGTAACTGACCTTGAAGGTGAGTGGAAAGACAAATTAGTAGGTCACCTTAAATCAGATGATTTCTTTTCAGCAGAAAAACACCCGGTAGCCAACTTTAAAATTAAATCATTCGAAAATGATAAAGTTGTTGGAGACCTTACCATCAAAGGAATTACAAACGAAGTATCGTTTCCTGCAGAAGTAAAAATCGATGGAGATGCACTGACTGCATCAGGTACTGCATCTATCGACCGTACAAAATGGGACATTAAATATAATTCGGGAAGCTTCTTTAGTAATCTTGGCGACAAGATGATTAACGATGAATTCGACATCAAATTTGAATTGAAAGCTACTGCTGCTGAGGGAGAGACTTCAAGCAACTAA
- a CDS encoding cyclic nucleotide-binding domain-containing protein: MEEFSVLYSYFEKISKRELTDAEKEEIFSVFRKETYNKKQRIFNAGEENTRHYYIEKGLLRMYIIDQGGKEFNLLFGKEWQWLGDLGTPATTAYYLEAVEKTTVFSISEDTFSKIMGKYTELGANIRRSYIFLQKRFVAILSKTAEENYEELLKNDPDLVQRLPQYHISSYLGVTPVFLSKIIAKKARKRD, translated from the coding sequence ATGGAGGAGTTTTCTGTACTATATTCTTATTTTGAAAAAATTAGTAAGCGCGAGCTAACTGATGCCGAGAAGGAGGAAATTTTTTCGGTGTTCAGAAAAGAAACGTATAATAAGAAACAACGGATTTTTAATGCCGGCGAAGAAAATACGCGTCATTATTACATCGAAAAAGGATTGCTTCGCATGTATATCATCGACCAGGGAGGGAAAGAATTTAACCTGCTTTTTGGTAAAGAGTGGCAATGGCTGGGCGATTTGGGAACTCCGGCAACCACAGCGTATTATTTAGAGGCAGTGGAGAAAACTACGGTGTTTTCCATTTCAGAAGATACTTTTTCAAAAATAATGGGCAAGTACACCGAACTAGGTGCCAACATCCGGCGCTCATATATCTTTTTGCAAAAACGTTTCGTAGCGATCCTTTCAAAAACTGCTGAAGAGAATTACGAGGAACTTTTAAAGAATGATCCCGACCTTGTTCAACGCCTTCCGCAATACCACATTTCATCTTATCTTGGAGTGACTCCCGTGTTTTTAAGCAAGATTATCGCTAAAAAAGCAAGAAAAAGAGACTAA
- a CDS encoding glycoside hydrolase family 18 protein: MNKLITFLIACIICVSCAEQKEAKDETTTSVNVMAYYVPREGYMPDQLPLEQLTHIIFSFSKVIDGKMQFRNENADEIMKQLVAQKEKYPQLKVMVACGGWTADGFSDAVFTEESRTKFIASTIDFIEKYQLDGVDIDWEYPAIPAGGTKARLEDKENFTLLMKGLREALDQLDRPQTLTFASAGWKRYYKNVELLKVMKYVDYMNVMTYDQAGGATKFATHHTALGHRSLADIAETPLGVEMTKQNAELPEGEDLWEPQSAEEIIRFCVEKGVDPKQIVIGAAFYGRGWKGVPPGNNGLYQPNTGPISGGTSYSVLLTDFTEADGYEKHWDPVAKAPFLYNPADSIFVTYDDTVSVKLKTQYAKENGLGGIMFWQLSSDSKDDASLLKAIFTEASKK, translated from the coding sequence ATGAACAAGTTAATTACATTTTTAATTGCCTGTATAATTTGTGTCTCCTGTGCTGAACAAAAAGAGGCGAAAGACGAAACCACAACATCCGTAAACGTTATGGCCTACTACGTTCCGCGCGAGGGCTACATGCCCGATCAGTTGCCGCTGGAGCAGTTAACACATATCATTTTTAGCTTTAGTAAAGTTATTGATGGTAAGATGCAGTTTCGGAATGAGAATGCCGATGAAATTATGAAACAACTGGTGGCACAAAAGGAGAAGTACCCGCAGTTAAAAGTAATGGTTGCTTGTGGTGGGTGGACTGCCGACGGTTTTTCGGATGCGGTGTTTACTGAAGAAAGCCGGACGAAGTTTATCGCCAGCACAATCGATTTTATTGAGAAGTATCAGTTGGATGGCGTGGATATCGACTGGGAATACCCGGCGATTCCTGCAGGCGGAACAAAGGCACGACTCGAGGACAAAGAAAACTTTACCTTGTTGATGAAAGGTTTGCGTGAGGCGTTGGATCAACTCGATCGTCCGCAAACACTAACTTTTGCTTCGGCTGGGTGGAAACGCTACTATAAAAATGTAGAATTGCTGAAGGTAATGAAATACGTTGACTATATGAACGTAATGACCTACGACCAGGCCGGAGGAGCAACAAAATTTGCTACACATCACACTGCACTGGGGCACCGTTCGTTGGCAGATATTGCAGAAACACCACTTGGTGTGGAAATGACAAAACAAAATGCAGAATTACCCGAAGGTGAAGATTTGTGGGAACCACAGTCGGCTGAAGAAATCATCCGCTTTTGTGTGGAAAAAGGTGTAGATCCAAAACAGATCGTTATTGGCGCTGCATTTTACGGTCGTGGCTGGAAAGGTGTTCCTCCCGGTAACAATGGTTTGTATCAACCCAATACGGGGCCGATTAGCGGGGGAACTTCTTATTCCGTTCTGTTAACTGATTTTACTGAAGCCGATGGCTATGAAAAACATTGGGACCCAGTGGCCAAAGCTCCGTTTTTGTATAATCCTGCCGACAGCATTTTTGTTACTTACGACGATACCGTTTCTGTAAAACTTAAAACTCAATACGCCAAAGAGAATGGTTTAGGCGGAATTATGTTCTGGCAACTGAGCAGCGACAGCAAAGACGACGCAAGTTTGCTTAAAGCTATCTTTACAGAGGCATCAAAAAAGTAG